One genomic window of Sebastes umbrosus isolate fSebUmb1 chromosome 15, fSebUmb1.pri, whole genome shotgun sequence includes the following:
- the sall3b gene encoding sal-like protein 3b yields the protein MSRRKQTKPQQLRTEEDAPRRGGLLGSSTDDGVVEGMEREETGGCHSSEETHICDRCCAEFFTWTELREHQKVCAEDNLVLIVKENDGMPAPEESPVGPSPVPSVASSDSSAAESTDAGFELGETLVNDNDSLDNLEEGLEHDEAMELERRPQDKYATASSPRPPVSAESTSPQVPAAGGYGVPSTNVTLEILHSTRVAVAQFSQGLGGSGAGGKAASAAIPVILEHLLALQQQQVHQLQLIEQICSQVAIMNRQPTQAALNPFSRSLSLAPYPSQVPPPILPLSGTMPSTINGQAAVSLSSALERSLSLPSQTVSTFRDVTCTSASSETPSFSSCSSGSAISTLLPPYSSSISCSQTPSSSSPLPMGQSGLLGSSSSLPFLPQSPPSSVIFPNPLASIAATANALDPLAALMKHRKGKLPSVPLFETKPGPEEPFFKHKCRFCAKVFGSDSALQIHLRSHTGERPFKCNICGNRFSTKGNLKVHFQRHKEKYPHVQMNPYPVPEYLDNVPTSSGIPYGMSFPPEKPISSWLDSKPVVAALPATLGLPLSSTITSIGGSSDPVSVTASVKSPHQPAPGECVSLSPNHRGSEAHFSPVSESPQPNRETEASNILKTEGVHLPQNCSLRLRANPVTEATSTMIPSVATTPEPAASASPVSNSPPLSFSSDDTKFPTVGFLDSMQTSETSKLQQLVENIDKKITDPNQCVLCHRVLSCQSALKMHYRIHTGERPFKCKVCGRAFTTKGNLKTHVGVHRENPPVQVQHSCPICQKKFTNAVVLQQHIRMHMVGQIPDSTLVDGLQEMDSDVSFSERNFDSLSSNDNDLIDDISMEDDNEEEEEEVENMEEVANLSKPLMFECNSPPKSTIVSSIAALENQMRMIDSTINLNHCFGLKPLTNGFNHSSQLNVKYSLSEKRVENCSPNVSESSRSPCVSVSPIQSNSEGVTIKSPAVNDTRPESREPLAASVKREQSESPTSASELRGIQAGKLCVKEETPYSMSFQLSRERGHSIPSLVTSTSSGLIKTEVNGHSHPSERQHPPFSVHIPPAYVSIGSPGMTSLLGPVAPRRTPKQHNCNVCGKNFSSASALQIHERTHTGEKPFVCSICGRAFTTKGNLKVHMGTHMWNNAPARRGRRLSVENPMALLSGEATKFGEMFQKDLAARAMNVDPGFWNRYATAIANSLATKNNEISVIQNRGISQLHPLTAGMNRVSTAGSPISSLTKTGMDLGNNRHFSMLIDDSKEIGIN from the exons GCGTCGTGGAGggcatggagagagaggagaccgGTGGCTGCCACAGCAGTGAGGAGACGCACATCTGTGACAGATGTTGTGCTGAGTTCTTCACTTGGACTGAACTGAGGGAACATCAGAAAGTGTGTGCTGAGGATAACTTGGTGCTGATAGTGAAGGAAAACGACGGGATGCCGGCTCCTGAGGAGTCTCCTGTCGGACCCTCTCCGGTTCCCAGCGTGGCGTCCAGTGACTCGTCTGCGGCTGAGTCCACAGACGCTGGCTTTGAGCTGGGGGAGACGCTGGTGAACGACAACGACAGTCTGGATAACTTAGAGGAAGGCTTGGAGCACGATGAAGCCATGGAGCTCGAGCGTCGCCCACAGGACAAATACGCCACAGCCTCCAGCCCTCGGCCTCCGGTCTCAGCCGAGTCTACTTCCCCCCAGGTGCCAGCTGCTGGCGGCTACGGCGTGCCGAGTACAAACGTGACGCTGGAGATCCTCCATAGCACCAGGGTGGCCGTCGCTCAGTTCTCCCAGGGGCTCGGCGGCAGTGGCGCTGGAGGGAAGGCAGCTTCAGCGGCCATCCCGGTGATCCTGGAGCACCTGCTggctctgcagcagcaacaggttCACCAGCTGCAGCTCATCGAGCAGATCTGCAGCCAGGTAGCCATCATGAACAGACAGCCAACGCAGGCGGCGCTAAACCCCTTCTCCAGATCTCTGTCTCTGGCACCTTACCCTTCTCAAGTCCCTCCTCCCATCCTGCCTCTGTCAGGAACGATGCCCTCCACCATCAACGGACAGGCTGCTGTTTCTTTGTCCTCTGCTCTTGAGAGGTCACTCAGCCTCCCCTCACAAACTGTGTCCACCTTTAGAGATGTAACATGTACCTCAGCTTCCTCAGAAACCCCATCTTtctccagctgcagcagcgGCAGCGCCATCTCCACGTTACTGCCTCcttacagcagcagcattagcTGCTCTCAGACGCCCAGCTCCTCCAGCCCGCTCCCCATGGGCCAGAGCGGCCTCCTCGGCTCATCCTCCAGCCTGCCATTTCTACCTCAGAGCCCCCCCAGCAGCGTCATTTTCCCCAATCCCTTGGCCAGCATCGCCGCCACAGCTAATGCACTTGACCCCCTCGCGGCCCTGATGAAGCACAGGAAAGGGAAGCTGCCTAGCGTGCCCCTGTTCGAAACGAAGCCCGGCCCGGAGGAGCCCTTCTTCAAGCATAAGTGCAGGTTCTGTGCCAAAGTGTTTGGCAGCGACAGCGCTCTGCAGATCCACCTGCGCTCCCATACGGGGGAGCGGCCCTTCAAATGCAACATCTGCGGCAATCGCTTCTCCACGAAGGGGAACTTAAAGGTGCACTTCCAGAGGCATAAAGAGAAGTATCCTCATGTTCAGATGAACCCCTACCCGGTGCCAGAATATCTAGACAATGTGCCAACGAGTTCTGGGATTCCCTACGGAATGTCCTTCCCTCCAGAAAAACCCATCTCCTCGTGGCTGGACAGCAAACCTGTTGTCGCAGCTCTGCCAGCCACTCTAGGTCTTCCGCTTTCCTCCACTATTACCAGTATCGGAGGCTCAAGTGACCCTGTAAGTGTAACAGCATCCGTTAAATCTCCCCACCAGCCGGCTCCTGGTGAATGTGTATCTTTGTCACCTAACCACAGAGGCAGTGAGGCTCATTTCTCTCCTGTTTCAGAGTCTCCACAACCGAACCGTGAGACAGAAGCGTCCAATATACTGAAAACAGAAGGGGTGCACCTGCCCCAGAACTGCTCCCTGAGACTGAGAGCCAACCCAGTAACAGAAGCAACAAGCACTATGATCCCTTCTGTAGCCACCACACCCGAACCCGCCGCCTCGGCGTCCCCCGTCTCCAACTCTCCGCCcctctccttcagctcagacgaCACTAAATTCCCAACCGTTGGCTTCCTGGACTCTATGCAAACATCGGAAACCTCAAAGCTCCAGCAGCTGGTGGAGAACATTGACAAAAAGATCACAGACCCCAACCAGTGCGTCCTGTGTCACCGCGTCCTCAGCTGCCAGAGCGCGCTGAAGATGCATTACCGCATCCACACCGGGGAGAGGCCCTTTAAGTGCAAAGTGTGCGGCAGGGCGTTCACCACCAAAGGCAACCTGAAGACTCACGTCGGCGTCCACCGGGAGAACCCTCCCGTTCAGGTGCAACACTCGTGTCCCATTTGCCAGAAGAAGTTCACCAACGCCGTTGTCCTGCAGCAGCACATCCGCATGCACATGGTCGGGCAGATTCCCGACTCCACCCTGGTGGACGGGCTTCAGGAGATGGACAGCGATGTCTCCTTCAGCGAGAGGAACTTTGACAGCCTCAGCAGCAATGACAATGACCTCATTGATGATATTTCAATGGAGGATGataatgaggaagaggaagaggaggtagaAAACATGGAGGAAGTTGCAAATCTTTCTAAACCCCTGATGTTTGAATGTAATTCTCCTCCTAAGTCCACCATTGTTTCCAGTATAGCAGCACTGGAGAACCAAATGAGGATGATTGACTCTACTATAAACCTAAACCACTGTTTTGGTCTGAAACCCCTAACAAACGGTTTTAATCACAGCAGCCAGCTCAACGTTAAATACTCTTTATCAGAGAAAAGggtggaaaactgcagcccaaatgTGTCCGAATCCTCCCGTTCACCTTGTGTATCAGTGTCTCCGATTCAAAGCAACTCAGAGGGCGTGACGATCAAATCACCGGCAGTGAACGACACCAGGCCAGAATCCCGAGAACCTTTGGCAGCCTCAGTGAAGAGAGAGCAATCTGAGTCTCCTACCTCTGCATCAGAGCTGAGAGGAATACAGGCTGGCAAGCTGTGTGTGAAAGAGGAGACGCCTTATAGTATGTCATTCCAGCTGAGCAGAGAAAGAG GTCACAGCATCCCCAGCCTGGTGACCAGCACGTCATCGGGCCTGATAAAGACCGAGGTCAACGGTCACAGTCACCCGTCCGAGAGGCAGCACCCACCGTTCAGCGTCCACATCCCCCCGGCTTACGTGTCCATCGGTAGCCCGGGGATGACCTCTCTGCTCGGCCCCGTCGCTCCCCGTCGAACGCCGAAGCAGCACAACTGTAACGTCTGCGGGAAGAACTTCTCGTCGGCTAGCGCCCTGCAGATTCACGAGCGCACGCACACCGGAGAGAAACCGTTCGTCTGCTCCATCTGCGGCAGAGCTTTCACCACGAAAGGCAATCTGAAG gttcatatgGGAACTCACATGTGGAACAACGCACCAGCCAGGAGAGGCCGGCGTTTGTCGGTGGAGAACCCCATGGCCCTGCTGAGCGGAGAGGCCACCAAGTTCGGGGAGATGTTCCAGAAGGACCTGGCAGCTCGAGCGATGAATGTAGACCCTGGATTTTGGAACCGCTACGCGACGGCTATCGCCAACAGCCTGGCCACGAAGAACAACGAGATCTCAGTGATTCAGAACAGAGGCATCTCTCAGCTGCACCCTCTGACTGCAGGCATGAACAGAGTGAGCACCGCAGGAAGTCCAATAAGCAGTCTAACCAAGACAGGCATGGACCTGGGAAATAATAGGCATTTTTCTATGCTGATCGATGACAGCAAAGAAATTGGAATCAATTGA